Proteins encoded within one genomic window of Nilaparvata lugens isolate BPH chromosome 11, ASM1435652v1, whole genome shotgun sequence:
- the LOC111057730 gene encoding endocuticle structural glycoprotein ABD-4-like has product MDCLRCTVLMSMLGAVLSAPQQQYTTPIPILSQQQEVNGDGSYKYSYATGNNIQVEETGFLKNAGIPEQEIQSAQGYFSYVDPDGVPVQLTYTADENGFVPQGAHLPTPPPTPEAILKALAFLATQPQQDYDEKGFPIGPAQPARFGRK; this is encoded by the exons AGGTGTACTGTTTTAATGTCTATGCTGGGCGCAGTATTATCGGCACCCCAGCAGCAATACACGACACCAATTCCTATTCTAAGTCAACAGCAAGAGGTCAACGGTGATGGATCTTATAAATACAG CTACGCGACAGGAAACAACATCCAAGTGGAAGAGACAGGATTCCTGAAGAATGCGGGAATTCCAGAGCAGGAAATCCAATCGGCTCAGGGCTACTTCTCGTATGTCGACCCTGACGGTGTGCCCGTACAACTCACCTACACCGCTGACGAAAACGGATTCGTTCCACAG GGAGCTCATCTGCCAACCCCACCACCAACCCCAGAAGCCATCCTGAAGGCCCTCGCTTTCCTGGCCACCCAACCCCAACAGGACTACGACGAGAAGGGCTTCCCCATTGGACCAGCTCAACCTGCCAGGTTTGGAAGGAAGTAA